GCATGGAAACTGCTCGATGAAAGTCCTGAACCAGATTTAGTTTCTTGGTCATCTTTGATTTCTGGGTATGCTAAGAATGGTTTTGGTAAAGATGCTATCTGGGCTTTCTTCAAAATGCATTCTTTGGATCTTAAATGTAACGAGTTCACTTTTCCTAGTGTGCTTAAAGCATGTTCTATTGAGAAGGAACTTTTTTTGGGTAAGCAGATTCATGGAATTGTTGTGGTCACAGGATTCGAGTCTGATGTTTTCGTAGCGAATACTTTGGTTGTTATGTACGCAAAGTGTGGCGAGCTTCTAGATTCAAGGTTGTTGTTTGAGGAAATCCCCGAAAGAAATGTTGTTTCTTGGAATGCTTTGTTTTCTTGTTACACACAGAATGATTTTTTCAGCGAGGCGATGCGCATGTTCGGGGATATGATAGTTAGTGGAGTCAGGCCCGATGAATATAGTTTATCCAACATACTGAATGCTTGTACTGGGTTAGGAGATATTGTTCAAGGAAAGAAAATTCATGGGTGTTTGGTGAAGCTTGGCTATGATTCTGATCCTTTCTCGTCTAATGCACTCGTTGACATGTATGCTAAAGGGGGAAATCTAAAGGATGCCATTACATTTTTTGATGAAATTGTGGTACCTGACATTGTTTCGTGGAATGCTATTATTGCTGGTTGTGTTCTTCATGAATGTCACCACCAGGCTATAGATATGTTGAATCAGATGAGAAGTTCAGGAATTTGGCCAAATATGTTCACATTGTCGAGTGCTCTCAAGGCTTGTGCTGCACTGGAGCTCCCTGGGTTGGGTCAAGGGTTACACTCTCTTTTGATAAAGAAAGATATCATACTGGATCCTTTTGTGAGTGTTGGCCTTATCGATATGTATTGCAAGTGTGATTTAACCAAGGACGCGAGGTTGATCTATGATCTGATGCCCGGGAAGGACTTAATCGCGTTGAATGCTATGATCTCTGGTTACTCACAGAATGAGGCAGACAATGCATGTCTAGACCTTTTTGTTCAGACATTCACCCAAGGAATTGGATTTGACCAGACAACTTTACTTGCCGTCCTAAACTCTGCTGCTGGCTTGCAGGCTTCTAATGTCTGCAAACAAGTTCATGCACTTTCTGTGAAGTCGGGATTTCAGTGTGACACCTTTGTCATAAACAGTCTTGTTGATTCTTATGGAAAATGTAGCCAGCTGGATGATGCAGCTACAATTTTTGACGAGTGCCCTACTCCGGATTTGCCATCTTTTACCTCTCTCATAACAGCCTATGCTCTACTTGGTCGAGGTGAAGAAGCCATGAAACTATATTTGAAGCTACAGGGCATGGGTCTCAAACCAGACTCATTTGTTTGCAGTTCTCTCCTAAATGCATGTGCAAATCTATCAGCATATGAACAGGGGAAACAAATACATGCTCATGTGTTGAAGTTTGGGTTCATGTCAGATGTGTTTGCTGGTAACTCTCTAGTTAACATGTATGCTAAGTCTGGAAGTATAGAGGATGCTAACTGTGCTTTCAGTGAGGTTCCTAGAAAAGGTATTGTTTCATGGTCTGCAATGATTGGAGGACTTGCCCAACATGGATATGCAAAAAAGGCACTTCATTTATTTGGTGAGATGCTGAAAGATGGTGTATCTCCCAATCACATAACATTAGTTAGTGTCCTTTATGCATGTAACCATGCTGGGTTAGTTGAAGAAGCCAATAAGTATTTTGAAACAATGAAAGACTCGTTTGGGATTGAACCAACTCAAGAGCATTATGCATGCATGATTGATGTCCTGGGCCGAGCTGGAAAATTAGATGACGCTATTGATCTCGTAAATAAGATGCCTTTTGAAGCTAATGCATCTGTCTGGGGTGCACTTCTGGGTGCTGCAAGAATTCATAAGAATGTAGAGGTAGGGCAACGTGCTGCTGAGATGCTTTTTAATCTTCAACCAGAGAAATCTGGCACTCATGTTCTTCTTGCAAATATTTATGCATCAGTTGGGTTGTGGGGAGATGTCGCAAAAGTAAGAAGACTGATGAAGGACAGTAGAGTAAAAAAGGAACCTGGTATGAGTTGGATTGAAATTAAAGATAGTATTTACACATTTATAGTGGGAGACAGAAGCCATTCGCGAAGTGAtgaaatatatgccaaactgGAGGAGTTGGGACAGCTAATGGCTAAAGCTGGTTATGTTCCTATGGTAGATACTGATCTCCATGATGTAGAGAGGATACAAAAGGAGATTCTTCTCTCCTATCACAGCGAGAAACTAGCTGTTGCATTTGGGCTGATTGCTACACCTCCTGGTGCTCCTATTAGAGTGAAGAAGAACCTTCGGATTTGTTTGGACTGCCATACAGCATTCAAGTTCATTTGTAAAATCGTCTCTAGGGAGATCATTATTAGAGATATTAACCGCTTTCACCATTTCAAAGATGGCTCTTGTTCATGTGGGGATTACTGGTGATACTTGAAGGTGGACCACTGTCTATTTGTTGCAAGATCTTGCCAATGAGCAAGTCTGCAGTTATTAATTCCTATCAAAGCTGATGATAGGTTAGTTGAATGATTTCAACCAAAAATAAATTTCTGCAGTTAGCTGATGATAGGTTGTTGCAAGATCTTGCCAATGAGCAAGTCTGCAGTTATTAATTCCTATCAAAGCTGATGATAGGTTAGTTGAATGATTTCAACCAAAAATAAATTGTTTCTTGCTTCATGTTCCTTCGTATCATCCCTTTAACTGCTCTTTGGCTAATAGTAGATGTGCTATAGTCTATGCTACTTACTTTTGTCGAACTATTATGCTCCTAAAACTCGAACTGGCAGTAGACTCTTTTGTTAGTGGAATTTCAAGATAAATCAGCAGATTACTAGCCATTGTGAATGATAAACTAATCTTCTATACCCATTTTCAGTTTTGATGGGATAGATCATTTCTTGGGTTACGATTTGAGGATGGCTCCGTTCCTTGTGTGGGTGAGGACTTGTTGTGTGACAGTGCTGGCCGGTTGCCTGGGAGGGACCGAAGTGATCGTAGAAGTGCTGGAGTGTTGTTACCGACTTCGTTTCCTGGACTTAATGGTATCAGTGACCTTGGCTTCAGGCTTTTCAGTTCCTTGATTGGCTTCATCTTGCTGGTTGCTCCATTGACAGGTTCAAttgctccttttttttttcttgaaaagatTAAATTTTGTGGAATTGAGAAATTTGCTGTATTAATATTGTCTATAAGTAATTAAATGAAGAGCGGAAAAACACTTACCAtttggttgtaacattgtggttgcAAGATTGTAACTCAATATTGTTATTATGTCAGCAAAAACTTTTCATGTCAATAATTTTTTGCCTCTTTTTTATGGTAGCAGGGAACATACGGGTTATGTATTAGTGGAAAGATTACAGATATGGTGAAACAATACTGAAGCTAACAGAATTAAAAGCTAACCCACGTAGGAGTTGTAagtacatttttttttattacttgtcagaagaaaaataaaaataaaaaagcttACAAGTTTAGTTACTTGCTTTCAAGAAATTAGCATCTAGATCACAGGGATCTTGGCATCTCAGTTTTGCACTTCATCAGCTCATGTATGTAGGTGTTGGGACCTTTAAAAGTTGATGCCTGGATTGTAATTTATTGGTGATTCGGCAAGGTGAATAGCAGCTCACTTACTAATTAAGGGGCGAGAAGTACCTTTTTTGGTTATTTAGCTTTTTCTCTTGGCCTGGAGTTTGTACTCTCTTGTTTGCTCCTTGTCCTTGTAATGAATGTTTGGGAGAAACTTGTTGTCTTAAGTTATATGGTCTGGAACTTCCATGATGGCATTGGTTGTTGTATATTTATATCTTGCATGATGTAGTTGGTATACTTTTGAATGTTTACTTAAGAATATAATAGTCTAATCTTAAAATAGGAGGTCACCAAACAATGGAGCCAAGCTGATTCTAACTTTCTCATAAATAACTGGAAAGTGAAAGGTGACAAGACATTCATGTTTCTGTGCTTGTTTGCAGGTTCTTCCACTTGTACCACCTGGGAAGTAGAGCCAATGAAGAAGGATCACCCTACTCAGGACAGGTGTCATGAATTTTCCTATTTTACATTTTAAGCGAGATAAGCATCCCTTTTGTGCAGCATAAAAATTCAATAGAAAGTAGGAGAAGCATCAtgtttctttaaaataaaattttacctaGTATTTACGATAAAATGCTGCAATATGAGTTGATTTTATGATTTCAGAGTCCTTAGTATTCCAAGCTTTAGCTAATGATGACGGAGACACTTTCTTGAGCTCTCTCACACAAGCATATGTACATGCTCTACTTCTAAAATTTTAAAACTAGCCAGAATCTGCTGCTACCAAAATCTTCAAATTGCAGGTCTCTTCCATTATATCTACTCATATCTTGTCCTGTACAAGTCATTAATATTTCAAAGTTACAAATTCTTTTCCAGAATCTCAGGTAGTTAGAACATCAGCTTTACAGTGTGGGATGTTGGTGGTCAAGACAAGGTACGAGAAGTTCTTATGCCTCGACTCTGAGTTACTGTTTGTCTTTTTTTACCTGGGATCTCTTGCAGTTCTCTAGTTCTCCATGATTCAGTTTCTGGTAATGAGGGTATTCTACTGCCCTGGTATCTGATAGtcgtattatttgtgaagaatttCTGCAATCAGAGTAAAACCTGTATGTGCTTTTTCCTCATTTATGAGAGGCTAAGCAAATTTATTATGCTGGTGGAAGTTGTAGTGGATCATACTAACCCATTTGTCCTCGTCTCCCCCTGCGTCACTAATGACTGAATTGTTTCCTTAGTCCAAAATTTGTGTTTTAGTTCACCGAGCGCGTCAAAAATCATTTTATGTTAATTAAAGCATGAACTTGCAAGGAAATGAATGCCCTTAGCCCTAAGGTGCAAGGATCAACATGAAATTTAAGTTTTGTCTCGATTTACACGATTTATAATGTCTGGAACCTGGCGTTATATTAAAGAATTGGAGGAAAAGGAAGAGATCCATCTGTTTGCAGCTATGTGCTAAAAAATGATATTCCAGCTCTTCTCCTTCTTTCTAACAGCACTTTGCTCCCAGGCCACCTTCAGATGCTCATAGCTCAATCGTCCCTATTATTGCTAGTACCTCCTCCTCGTGACTACTGGAATTTAGAGGAAAGACCTTTTTCCCCTTCTGTTCTTGCTTTTCTCCAATTTTGCAGCCAAGCATCTTGGCTGAAAATTGTTTCACTATTCTGTAGAAGAGCACACACGCCTATCAGCCTTCACAATTTCATAAGGATGTCAATTGCATCTCAGCTTTTTGTGAGCACTCTATTTAGCAGAGCAAGTTAATCAATTTTAGGGCAGAGGGTCTCGTGGGTATTTGTGTAGTCTGGCTTCTTTGTTCATTTGATACGTGCTGTCTCTCTTCATGagaatgtatttcatgatttatagcctgtttggccaagctggcttattttgagaagtgcttttgaaaaaagtacttttggagagaaacagtttgtgtttggctaatcactctaaaaaatacttttgagcaataatttgtgtttggccaagcttttcagaaagtgcttttaagtatcaaattacgaataaggacatgaatagatttatttaatagttaatatgGAAAAGGACCAAAACTGCCCCTGAAGTATCAAAATTGGTACAAAAATGCCCTCCGTCTATCTATTTGAATAAAAATGCCCCTACTGTTATTTTTTTGGCTCAACATTACCCTTATTACTAACAGAAATTTAtgggaaaaatatatatttaattaatatCCACGTGTCACCGTTCCATTGGCCTAACTAAACTTCAACTAAAATATAACTAAACTCACCCTTAACCCGTCAGAATATTGACCAGGTCCGATTTTAAAatacaactctctctctctctctctctctctctctatccgCCTTGTTGCTACTTGGGCGGAATTCACCGGCGGATCCGCCGGAAATAGCAACGTACACAGTAGCCTATCTCATTTGCAAATTATGAGTAGAAAATCCTCTTTTTTTTACTAGACTTAATACAATAATCTAATCGAGAAAATTGAATCCATGATAATAATCAAAGTAAGAAAATAAATACTGAAGAAATTATCTAAAAAAATTGTTAACtattattaatacatcatatgaacCCAATGTGTATGAAATGTGACAATTGCACAATACCCGTTACACGGAGTAGAAAAACTTACATATTGATTGAATAAAtagtgaaataaataaaaaatggaaaTACACATCACATaaatagtttaaaaaaaaattgaaaaactaatCCTCAAATTTTCACGGAGGAATGACAAAAAGTAGTGAAGAAATCCCCCCAcaaatttcaaataaagaaaattaTATAATAAAGAATGCCCATTGCATAAACAAAAAGAATCTAAACTTTTTGCATTAAGAAGAATATGACAATTCCTTCCATCTTCCATAAAATTAATTCTAATAGAGAACTCAATTTTGAGTTTGCCTCATGAATAATAGTAGACATACACTCGTAAGTAAATGCTCACTAAAATGAAATagcgaagagagagagagagagagagagagagagagagagagagagagagttttatgttttaaaattagGGCGGGTCAATATCTGGGCGTGTTACGGTTTGGGGTTTATGTTAGACCAATGGGACAGTGACATGTggatattatttaatttttctttttttatgaaTTTTCTGTTAGTAATAAGGGTAATGTTGAGCCAAAAAAATAACGGTAGGGGCATGTTTATTCAAATAGGTGGATGAAGGACAATTTTGTACCAATTCCAATACTTCAGGGGCAGTTCTGACCCTTTTCcgtagttaatattataagtaaatacataatctcaaaaatttgttattacagacaataattaaatcttttcattttatttaagtgaaatatgaaaataaaatttaaaagtacttaattcttttaatataagttaaatatattaataaTCATTCAACATATATAAAAACATTCgtccctaaagtcactatatattagaaagctatcctaaaaataataagaatatttatacattaatatcctaagtattaggtttaatggttattttggtatatactatattttgttaagggtattcttggtaagaagaaaagtcaaaactgcttctgcttctgctt
The sequence above is drawn from the Nicotiana tabacum cultivar K326 chromosome 13, ASM71507v2, whole genome shotgun sequence genome and encodes:
- the LOC107767594 gene encoding pentatricopeptide repeat-containing protein At4g14850-like encodes the protein MTNLWRLSYTKLLSQLSQTKSLNPGLQIQAHLTKIGLLNDSKHRNHLINLYSKCGAFDYAWKLLDESPEPDLVSWSSLISGYAKNGFGKDAIWAFFKMHSLDLKCNEFTFPSVLKACSIEKELFLGKQIHGIVVVTGFESDVFVANTLVVMYAKCGELLDSRLLFEEIPERNVVSWNALFSCYTQNDFFSEAMRMFGDMIVSGVRPDEYSLSNILNACTGLGDIVQGKKIHGCLVKLGYDSDPFSSNALVDMYAKGGNLKDAITFFDEIVVPDIVSWNAIIAGCVLHECHHQAIDMLNQMRSSGIWPNMFTLSSALKACAALELPGLGQGLHSLLIKKDIILDPFVSVGLIDMYCKCDLTKDARLIYDLMPGKDLIALNAMISGYSQNEADNACLDLFVQTFTQGIGFDQTTLLAVLNSAAGLQASNVCKQVHALSVKSGFQCDTFVINSLVDSYGKCSQLDDAATIFDECPTPDLPSFTSLITAYALLGRGEEAMKLYLKLQGMGLKPDSFVCSSLLNACANLSAYEQGKQIHAHVLKFGFMSDVFAGNSLVNMYAKSGSIEDANCAFSEVPRKGIVSWSAMIGGLAQHGYAKKALHLFGEMLKDGVSPNHITLVSVLYACNHAGLVEEANKYFETMKDSFGIEPTQEHYACMIDVLGRAGKLDDAIDLVNKMPFEANASVWGALLGAARIHKNVEVGQRAAEMLFNLQPEKSGTHVLLANIYASVGLWGDVAKVRRLMKDSRVKKEPGMSWIEIKDSIYTFIVGDRSHSRSDEIYAKLEELGQLMAKAGYVPMVDTDLHDVERIQKEILLSYHSEKLAVAFGLIATPPGAPIRVKKNLRICLDCHTAFKFICKIVSREIIIRDINRFHHFKDGSCSCGDYW